One region of Culex pipiens pallens isolate TS chromosome 2, TS_CPP_V2, whole genome shotgun sequence genomic DNA includes:
- the LOC120421995 gene encoding argininosuccinate lyase — protein sequence MSSRRGEDKKSEVATPFKLWGGRYSKGTDHVLSRVNNSLTVDKRLYAEDIDGSVAYARSLAEAKLLTQSEFKVICYGLETVREEWIKGTIKLMPRDEDVHTVNERRLIEIVGPQIGGKLHTGRSRNEQVVLDMKLWMRDAVKDLLKQLGELIKKINEVAEKYIDVLMPGYTHMQRGQPVRFSHWILSYAFYFKEDYHRVAEFLKRMNVLPLGSGALAGNPFNINRHKLADDLGFNGVTYNSMTAVSDRDFVVEFNFLCTLTGVHLSRLAEDLILFSTKEYNFLELSEEYTTGSSLMPQKRNPDSLELIRGIAGSVFGQHCGLLMTLKGLPSTYNKDLQCDKSGMFAVFDQSLLSLTLMTGVIGTMRVDEDRCLSALGYDMLATDMAYYLVRRGIPFREAHHICGEVVAFSEKVKIPINKLTLEDLQDICPYFDETVSALWNYENSVEQYTVVGGTSKISVQEQINLLKEFLSEAV from the exons ATGAGTTCGCGACGTGGTGAAGATAAGAAAAGTGAGGTGGCGACCCCGTTCAAGCTGTGGGGTGGTCGCTACTCGAAGGGAACCGATCACGTCCTGTCGCGGGTGAATAACTCGTTGACGGTGGACAAGCGGCTGTACGCGGAGGATATTGATGGTAGTGTGGCGTACGCGAGAAGTTTGGCCGAAGCAAAGCTGTTGACGCAGAGTGAGTTTAAGGTGATCTGCTATGGGTTGGAGACGGTGCGTGAAGAGTGGATCAAGGGTACGATCAAGTTGATGCCACGGGATGAAGATGTGCACACGGTCAACGAGCGCAGGTTGATCGAGATCGTTGGGCCACAGATCGGCGGAAAGTTGCACACTGGACGAAGCCGCAATGAGCAGGTCGTCCTGGACATGAAGCTGTGGATGAGGGACGCCGTCAAGGATCTGCTCAAACAGCTGGGTGAGCTGATCAAGAAGATCAACGAAGTTGCGGAGAAGTACATCGACGTGTTGATGCCGGGCTATACCCACATGCAGCGTGGACAACCGGTCCGCTTCAGTCACTGGATCCTAAGCTACGCTTTCTACTTCAAAGAAGACTACCATCGGGTCGCTGAGTTCCTCAAGCGCATGAACGTCCTTCCCCTAGGAAGTGGTGCCCTCGCCGGCAACCCCTTCAACATTAACCGTCACAAGCTCGCCGACGACCTGGGCTTCAACGGAGTAACCTACAACAGCATGACCGCCGTCAGCGATCGCGACTTTGTCGTCGAGTTCAACTTCCTGTGCACCCTAACCGGAGTTCACCTCAGCCGACTGGCCGAAGATTTGATCCTGTTCTCCACCAAAGAGTACAACTTCCTCGAACTCTCGGAAGAGTACACCACCGGAAGCAGCTTGATGCCGCAGAAGCGCAATCCCGATTCGCTGGAACTCATCCGAGGTATCGCCGGTAGCGTTTTTGGCCAGCATTGCGGCCTGCTGATGACCCTGAAGGGGCTACCGTCGACGTACAACAAAGATTTGCAGTGCGATAAGAGCGGGATGTTTGCGGTGTTTGACCAGAGCTTGCTGTCGCTGACGCTGATGACGGGCGTGATTGGGACGATGCGCGTCGACGAGGATCGCTGTCTGAGCGCGCTCGGGTACGACATGCTGGCGACCGATATG GCCTACTACCTGGTCCGCCGCGGAATCCCCTTCCGGGAGGCGCACCACATCTGCGGCGAGGTGGTCGCCTTCTCCGAGAAGGTCAAGATCCCGATCAACAAGCTCACGCTGGAGGACCTGCAGGACATCTGCCCGTACTTTGACGAAACGGTGAGCGCCCTCTGGAACTACGAGAACAGCGTCGAGCAGTACACGGTGGTCGGCGGCACGTCCAAGATTTCCGTCCAGGAGCAGATCAACCTGCTGAAGGAGTTTCTTTCCGAGGCGGTGTGA